From Trueperella pecoris, a single genomic window includes:
- a CDS encoding FMN-dependent NADH-azoreductase, whose protein sequence is MRILVVRAHPLDATISRSMQLADAFLDAFTDSHPDADIQDLRLYDVAVPEIDVDLLTGWRALRGGTAFSQLSESQQNKITLFNTHTQNFLDADVVVIANPLWNLSIPTRLKAWIDTVVVAGKTFRYSKTGQPEGLAHGKRVVHLQSSGGHFNAQDPASQYIDTILGFLGCKVTTLTAEGMDHEPDRAEEIMADAVERARQLAASL, encoded by the coding sequence ATGCGCATCCTCGTCGTTCGCGCCCATCCCCTCGACGCCACCATCTCCCGCTCCATGCAACTGGCGGACGCTTTCCTCGACGCCTTCACCGACTCCCACCCCGACGCCGACATCCAAGACCTTCGCCTTTACGACGTCGCCGTCCCAGAGATCGATGTCGACCTGCTCACCGGCTGGCGCGCACTACGCGGTGGCACCGCCTTCAGCCAGCTCTCCGAATCCCAGCAGAACAAGATCACTCTGTTCAACACCCATACCCAGAACTTCCTGGACGCTGACGTCGTCGTCATCGCCAATCCCCTGTGGAACCTCTCCATCCCCACGCGGTTGAAGGCGTGGATCGACACCGTCGTCGTGGCGGGAAAGACCTTCCGTTACTCCAAAACTGGCCAGCCCGAGGGGCTCGCGCATGGCAAACGCGTGGTCCACCTGCAATCCTCCGGAGGCCACTTCAATGCCCAGGATCCCGCCAGCCAGTACATCGACACCATCCTTGGTTTCCTCGGCTGCAAGGTCACGACTCTCACCGCCGAAGGCATGGATCACGAACCCGATCGCGCCGAGGAGATCATGGCCGACGCCGTCGAGCGCGCCCGCCAGCTCGCCGCGTCACTGTAG